The DNA window TAGGGTATGGTTTCTTGGTAGGTGATGATAAAGTAGCTTCAAATACTTTGGTTGACAGACCAAGTGGAGGTTTTTATATCAAACCTGAAATTGGATACCATAACAAAGACTGGAATTTCTTCGTACAATATCAGAAGGTATTTACAGGAAGTAAAGGCGATTTAGTGAATCAAGACTACAATGTGGGTAACATTGGTGTTGGATTTTCTTACAATATTGCGTTAGGAAAGTAGTTAGATTTATATATAAACAATTATTAGCCAAAACCTTTTCATTTTTTTGAAAAGGTTTTTTACTACCATATACGATTTCCGAAAACTATTATTATATTTGATAAAATTTGTGATTATGAACTTAAATCCAAAATTTCCCCTTTATTTACCGGGTGTAAAAGACAGTAATAATGATGATGTTTCTATCATTGGAGCAAACTTACGTGAAGATATTACTACATTGGGTTATTACATATCTGGCAACGGAGGACTCGATATAAAATTACAAACCAGCTATCCGACAAAAGAGTTTTCCTCTTTTTCGGCGATCCTGAAAAAGTTTATTCAGGAGAATCAGCTGAATAATGTAAAACGTTTAGGAATAGCTGTTCCGGGACCTGTCCTTAACGGGAAAAGTAGTCCTGTAAGATTGGGCTGGAATTTCGATGTTGAAGAATTTAAAAATGAATTCGGTTTCGAAAAAGTTGATATGCTTAACGACCTGGAGGCATCTGCATATGGAATGGGACTTCTAGAGGATAGTGAACTGGACGCAATTTATACAAGCGGGCATCTGGAGAAAGGAAATGTAGCTATTTTAGCACCAGGAAATGGGCTGGGAGAAGCGGGGTATTTCTTTGATGGAAAGTATCTAAGACCATTTGCAACAGAAGGTGGTCATTCTGAATTTTCTCCAAGAACAAATGTTGAAGTGGAGTTTTATCAATTCTTAAATAATATTTATGGAATTGTAAGTTGGGAAAATGTTCTTTCTAAAACAGGATTATTTAATATTTACAGATTCTTAAGAGATGTAAAAAGACACCCTGAACCGGAGTGGCTGGCAGATCGTTTGGCAAATGGAAACTTCTTACAGGAAATTTATAAAGCCGCTGTAGAAGAAGATGTGCTGATCTGTAAAATTGCTTTGGATACATTCCTTGAGTTTCTTGCAAGGGAAGCTAATAACCTTACTTTAAAGGTTAAGGCTACCGGAGGTTTATTGATCTCAGGAGATATTCCTCAGATGCTGATCGACTATATGGATAAAACGAAATTCTATGAGAAGTTTAAGATAAGCGACAAAATGGAGGATATGCTCAGAAATATTCCAATCTACCTTATTAAAAGTAAGCTGACAGGATTACATGGCATAGCGCTTTATACCGCCTACTATGAATAAATAAATATCAACTCCGGAATTTCCGGAGTTTTTTTATGCCTGATATTATTCATGAAAATAATTGATTTTATTGATCTACATCAATAAAATCTATCGAATAAGATAGCTACATTTGTATCGTTAAATAAACAATTAAATAACTTTATTCAATGAAAAAAATATTATTATTAGCGGTTTTAGCTAGTGGATTGGTTTTCGGACAATCAAAAAAAGTAGTAGCATCTGATGTACACTGGTGGGGATACAAAGTAGCAAAGTCTGAGGCTAGTTCTCACGATGGTACTGTAAAAGTGAAGTCAGGAAATCTGGTAATGAAAGGAAATAACCTTGTAGGTGGATCTTTTGTTCTTGATATGACTTCTATTACTTCCACAGATCTTACCGGAGAATATCAGACTAAATTAAATGGTCACCTTAAAACAGGAGATTTCTTTGAGGTTGAAAAATATCCTACAGCTGCTTTTAAAATTACTTCTGTAAAGAAAAACGATGACAAAGTATATAACTCTTTAGTAACTGGAGATCTTACAGTAAAAGGAAAAACAAACAGTATTTCTTTCCCTGCAAAAATTGCTTACAGCAAAGGAGTAGCAAGTTTAGTATCTAACAAATTCTCTTTCGACAGACAAAAATTTGATATTGCTTACAAATCAACAATGCAAGATGTTTTTGTGAAAGATGACATTGATATGCTTGTAAAAGTGACTGCTAAATAATTTAATCAAAAAAAGATTGTTAAAAGTGTAGAAGTTCTACACTTTTTTTTATTTTTGTTGAATTGTAAATAAAAAAGAATGAAAAGATTACTATTGTTTGCTATGATGTGTGTGAGCATATCATTTGTTTCTGCTCAAAGAAAATTTGATAAGGTTTCTAAAGTTACTTCTTCTGAGATAAGATGGACTGGCTATAAGGTTGTAAAAACCGTGGCATCATCACATTCGGGTACCGTAAAACTGAAAAGCGGAAAATTCAATTTTGATAAAACAGTTTTGGTAGATGGTGAATTTGTAATTGATATGAGAAGTTTGATGGCTGGAGATGTTTCCGATGAGGATCAGATCAAGCTAACCAACGATCTTAAGAGTACTAATTTCTTTGAAGTTAAAAAATTCCCGATCGCTCTATTTCATTTAACCAAAATTATTCCTTTGGCAAACAGTGAGTACAATTCAACAGTATATGGAGATTTTACATTAAAAGGGGTTAGAAAGACAATTACTTTCCCGGCTAATGTTTATGTTACTCAGTTTACTGTTGTTGTAGAGTCTGCTAAGTTCTCGCTAAACAGAAGAGACTTTAAAGTATTCTATCAGTCTTCATTAAAAGATTATTTCATTAAAGACGAAATGGACATTCAGTTCAAAGTTTCTACTGAGAAATTGGATAACGATAACAGAATTCCTGTAAAGAAAAAATAAAAGGAATTACTTTTAACAATAAATTAGATATGGGCAGCTTTAAATAGTTGCCCATATTTTTTATTTTAGCAATATGAAAATTTACATAGTAAGCGGACTCGGTGCAGATTTTAAAGTGTTGGAAAAATTACAGTTTCCAGATCACCTTGAAGTGGTGTTTATTGATTGGCTGATCCCGGGACTGAATGAGAGTTTTCTGGAGTATATCAACAGAATGGCATCTAAGATTAATGATTCTGAACCTTTTTACCTTTTAGGGTATTCGTTTGGTGGAATCATGGTACAGGAGATCAATAAAATAAAGCCTGCTGAAAAAGTAGTGATCCTGGGAAGTATAAAATCTGATAAAGAAAAATCCAAATTAATAAAAGCAGGACAGATTACCGGAATCCCCAAGATTCTGCCGGTTCGTTTCTTTAATGAAAGGAGCGCAACGGCTTACTCTGTTATGAGAAAATTTTTCGATCCTAAGAACCCGAAGGTGTTACAGTATTTCAGAGTTAAAGATCCTTATTACCTAAAATGGTCTATAGAAAAGATATCAGATTGGAGTTTTGAAGAAAATCCTGATGTAATTCAGATATTGGGAGATCGAGATATTGTTTTTCCTGTGAAAAACTCAAAACCCAATTATATCATCAAAGGTGGGACGCACCTTTTTCCAGCCACAAAACCTAAAGAAGTTTCAAAAATTCTAAATGAAATATTTCAGTGAAATATTATTATTTTGATTTTATCTTAAAATATTTAGGGGTATTTTTGTTTTAAAATATGTTTTTATAAAATTTATCTCTATTTTTGATAGGGTTAAAATTAAATTTTATGAAAATTGGTTTAAAATGGAAGATCTCCTTTGCTGTGATCACAATTGTAGCGATTGGAGGTTTATTCTGGACTCCGGCAGCAGATCTGCCTAATTCAGGTGAATTTTTAAGCGAGGATAAAATCGTTGGCGCCGATGTCGCATGGATCTTAGCAGCCGCAGGTCTCGTCTTGCTTATGACGCCGGGATTATCATTCTTCTATGGTGGAATGGTAGGTAAGAAGAATGTTATTTCGACCATGCTGCAAAGTTTTATTGCTTTAGGAGTAATTTCTATTTTATGGGTGGTCGTTGGATTTTCGTTATCATTTGGTGATTCTCTGGGTTTTGAAATGAATGGAGAACATTATGGATTAATAGGTAATCCTTTAAGCTATCCATTTTTCAACCATGTCGGTGTTTTACCGCATAAGGCTATGGCTTCTACAATACCGTTTATTCTGTTTGCCTTATTTCAGATGAAATTTGCTGTTATAACCCCCGCGCTGATTACCGGTTCTTTTGCAGAAAGGGTGCGTTTTATTTCCTATCTGTTGTTCATGGTTCTTTTCAGCATCTGTATTTACACCCCACTTTGTCATATGGTCTGGCATCCAGATGGCCTTTTGAATAAATATTTTGGTGTCAAAGATTTTGCGGGTGGAACAGTCGTTCATATGAGTGCCGGATTTGCGGCATTAGCTGGTGCGATGGTTGTTGGAAACAGGAAGAATCCTCATCACGAACCTTCTAATATTCCTTATGTTCTCTTAGGTACAGGAATGCTTTGGTTCGGATGGTTTGGGTTCAATGCGGGATCTGCTTTAGGAGCTAATGCGACAGCTGCCACAGCCTTTGGAACCACTACCATAGCATCTGCTTCAGCAATGATGACCTGGATATTTTTTGACAGGATCAATGGAAGGAGTGTTTCTGCATTAGGAGCATGTATTGGTGCAGTAGTAGGATTGGTAGCCATTACACCTGGTTGTGGTTTCGTCTCCATTTCGGAAAGTCTTTTCATAGGTTTTATAGCTGCGATCGTTTCCAATATGATGATGAACTGGAAAAAACTCAAAAAGATCGATGATACACTGGATGTGTTTGCCTGCCATGGAGTAGGGGGAATCATGGGAATGATCTTAACAGCTATTTTTGCTCATGGTGAAAATGCCAGTCTTCTGCATGGTGGTATTGAGGTTTTCGCCCATCATATGATGGCTCTGGTTTTGGTTTCTGCATTTGCCTTTTTTGGATCTTTAATGTTGTATAAGATTACAGATATGATCATTACTTTAAGAGTATCAGAAGAATCGGAAAATATAGGTCTGGATATCTCTCAGCATGAAGAGAGTTTGAAGTGGTAGAAGGTGTTTAAATATTTATTTAATCCTTAGCTGAAGAGAAGTAAGATAAAGATTTATCATGTATCTTTGTTATGAGGAAAAATGATGAATCTTTTATGGAATCAATATCAGTATTTGAAATTATTAAAGTAGGGATAGGTCCGTCGAGTTCGCACACGATGGGACCTTGGAATGCAGCTTCTGCATTTATCAGAATTATAAAAAGGGAAAGATCAATCGCAGAGGTGAAGGAAGTTTTCCTTGAATTTTTTGGGTCTTTAGCGAAAACCGGGATTGGACATGGAACAGATATCGCCGGAATGCTGGGACTAAATGGTGAAGATTTTAAGACCATCAATACTTCAAAAATTGATGAAAAAATAGAGAAAATAAAAAAAGACCAGATTATTAACCTGGGTGGAGAAAAAGAAATTCCTTTTATCTATGGCTATCATTTGATTTTAAATATGCAGAAATCTCTGGATTTCCATCCCAACGGAATGATTTTTAGAGCTGTTTTTGAAGATGGAACCGAGCTTGTTCAGGATTTTTATTCTGTAGGTGGTGGGTTTATTGCAAGTCAGGAAAAAAACTCTATAGAAAAACACTGTATCCGAACGCTGTACCCATGTCATCATGGTTCAGATATTATAAAATATTGTGAAAAGTTGGGATTTCAGAAGTTTTCAGATCTGATCCTGATCAATGAAGAAAGCTGGAGAACTCAGGAGGAAACAAGACAAGAGGCACTGAATATCTGGAAACAGATCAAAGAATGCGTCTATAAAGGAGTAAACAAAGAAGGAATTTTGCCGGGTGGTTTAAATGTTACCAGAAGGGCAGCCGGGATCAACAGAAAACTTTTAGGAGATAAGATCTATAAAAATATCGATGAATGGTTTCAGCAGGTAGTTGACGCCGAAGAAAACTTTACCAATATCAATAAATGGATCGCCTGTTTTGCATTAGCCGTGAATGAGGAGAATGCGAGCTTCGGAAGAATTATCACAGCTCCTACGAATGGAGCAAGTGGTGTTATTCCTGCTGTTTTAATGTATGCTCAGGCTTTTACCCCTTTTACAAGTGAGGATGATATTGTAAGATTCCTATTGGTTGCCGGAGAGATCGGAACCTTATTTAAAAAGAATGCCACTATTTCCGCTGCAATGGGTGGATGTCAGGCTGAGGTAGGCGTTTCTTCTGCAATGGCAGCAGCGGGCTTAACTGAGATCTTGGGCGGAAGCATAGGCCAGGTATTGATGGCTGCTGAAATAGCAATGGAACATCATTTAGGTTTAACCTGTGACCCTATCAAAGGACTGGTACAGATTCCGTGTATTGAAAGAAATACAATGGGTGCTATGAAAGCCATTACTGCAGCCAATATCGCTCTTGAAAGTGATCCTGCAAAAGCAAAAGTAACTTTAGATGAAGTTATTCAGACCATGTGGGAAACCGCACAATCGATGAGTGACCGATTTAAGGAAACTTCTGAAGGTGGATTGGCTATTGCAGTGAATGTTCCTGAATGCTAGGTATATATATTGCTATTTTTCTCTGTCATTCCGACGAAGGAAGAATCTCAATAAATTATAAAATTAACATTTAGTAATTCCTTTTCTTTTGTCTTGAAACAAAAGAAACAAAAATTCAAGACTGGAAACTACGACTAAAAATAAGATTCTATTCTCTAAAAACTCTAAAACTCGTGCGGATTTTAAGTATGTTTATTATTAACTATTTATCCCGCACTCAGACAGTAGAATTTTTTATACGTTCATAGAATTTATTTTTTTAACGTCTCCGCTTCCTAGGTCGTTATTTAAAAATATAAAATAAGAGGATTACTTATCAAGTATTCCTCTTATTTTATTAGCATTGGAAATTAATTCCGTCAAATATTCATAATTCTCTTTTTCTAACGCGGCTTTAAACTTTCGGAGCTGAGAGATATGTTCATTAAGGACATCCAGTACATTTTCTTTATTCTGCTCGAAAATAGGAACCCACATTTCAGGATGTGATTTTGCCAATCTTACGGTACTGGAGAAGCCTGAACTCGCCAGCTGAAAAATGGTATCTTCCTCTCTTTCTTTCTCTAAAACCGTATTAGCCAAAGCATAAGACGTAATATGGGAGATATGGGAGATATAAGCAGTATGTACATCATGATCTTCAGCATTCATATAGATGAGGTGCATATCAAGACCCGCTACAATTTTTTGAACAAGCTCCAAAGCATCGGCTGCTGATTCTTCTTTATTGCAGATCACCCCGGCTTTTCCTGAAAAACTCTCGGCAATAGCGGATTTTGGACCACTATTCTCGGTACCCCACATCGGGTGAAAAGCTACAAATCTTGATCTTTTCGGATGGTCTTTTACACCATTCACAATTCCGGCCTTTGTAGATCCGGCATCCATTACGGTTTGATCATCAGAGATCAGATCCAAAACTGCAGGTAGGAGCTTTCTTGCCGAATCCACAGGAATAGCTATGATAACAAGATCTGAGTTTTTAATACCATACTCCAGATCTACCTTTGCATCAATGATCTTTAAGCTTAAGGCTTCATCAAGATGCCTGCTGCTGTTATCTATTCCATATATAAAATCAGCAATCCCTTTTTCTCTTAGTTTTAAAGCGATAGAACCTCCAATGAGTCCTACACCAATAATACTTATTTTCATCTTTTTAATATTTAAAATAAAAAACCCCGTCCTAGGACGAGGTTGTATATCATTTATAAGAATCCCTATCCCAGATCTGAGCTAAATATTCTATAGTAGTATGTTCCGTTATTTGTAATCACGAAGCGAAGGTATAAAATATTTTTTAAATGATAAATATGATTTTTATGTAAAGTGACTGAATGTTGAGTTTCACTTCAAATAATGACCCTCTACTTATTCTTCCCCAGAACTTGCAGATAGCTTTCGAAAATGCCGGTCAGTTTTTCTTTAGATTCACTAGACGATTGCAAATTTTCTTTTTCTTTTGAAGCTATTTTGGAATTAGAATTCTGATATCACTTTATTACATTAATTATTTTACTATTAATCATTTTGTTATAATCTCCTTCAAAAAGATTATTATCATATTTCTTATAAAAATCAAGCTTATTTGTTGAAAATATATAATACGAAAGACCATTCTTTGAAAATTGTTTGCCATCAAGATAATTTGGATAATTTTTATAATCTGAATCTTTTTCAATAAAATATTTACTTGGGATTTTAACTGAAATACTATCTTTCAATTCGTAAATCTTTAATATGTCAGAATAATTAATATTAGATTCTTCATATTCAGGTTTCCAGTACATCACTCTTTGACCTACCGGATACAAAATTTTATTCTTATATAAGTAAATTTTCCAACCAAAGTGATTGTCCCCGTCAATTGGAAAGAAAATAATATGATTTTTAGATTTACTAGAAAAATATATCAAAGGTGTAGATGTCTTCATATCTTCATTATTAATTTTTCGAATGATAGCTTTTTCTATATCTTTAAAAGAAATGGTAACAAGCTCGTATTTATTATTACCATTTCCTTCTAATACAGTATTTGATATTTTAATGTTATAGCACTTTAATGTATAATTTGGAGAATCAGATTTTTCTGGCTCACAATTGATTTTAATTAACTCAAATGGTTCTTTCTGTAATACTTGATTAATTTGATCAGCTTGTTTTGTCTTTCTGTATATTTTTTTAATGGCCAATTTTTCAAAACGTTCTGATGTTTCAGTCTGTTTTTTCTCATCTTTATCTTGTCCTTTACAAAATTGTAAAGGATTAAATACTAAAACGGAAATAATTAAGTATAAAAATTTATGCATTACTTTTCTTATAGTGATAAGTGTAAAGTGTTTTTATTTTAGTAATATAATACAATAAAAATATTT is part of the Chryseobacterium paludis genome and encodes:
- a CDS encoding glucokinase, whose protein sequence is MNLNPKFPLYLPGVKDSNNDDVSIIGANLREDITTLGYYISGNGGLDIKLQTSYPTKEFSSFSAILKKFIQENQLNNVKRLGIAVPGPVLNGKSSPVRLGWNFDVEEFKNEFGFEKVDMLNDLEASAYGMGLLEDSELDAIYTSGHLEKGNVAILAPGNGLGEAGYFFDGKYLRPFATEGGHSEFSPRTNVEVEFYQFLNNIYGIVSWENVLSKTGLFNIYRFLRDVKRHPEPEWLADRLANGNFLQEIYKAAVEEDVLICKIALDTFLEFLAREANNLTLKVKATGGLLISGDIPQMLIDYMDKTKFYEKFKISDKMEDMLRNIPIYLIKSKLTGLHGIALYTAYYE
- a CDS encoding YceI family protein, translating into MKKILLLAVLASGLVFGQSKKVVASDVHWWGYKVAKSEASSHDGTVKVKSGNLVMKGNNLVGGSFVLDMTSITSTDLTGEYQTKLNGHLKTGDFFEVEKYPTAAFKITSVKKNDDKVYNSLVTGDLTVKGKTNSISFPAKIAYSKGVASLVSNKFSFDRQKFDIAYKSTMQDVFVKDDIDMLVKVTAK
- a CDS encoding YceI family protein, translated to MKRLLLFAMMCVSISFVSAQRKFDKVSKVTSSEIRWTGYKVVKTVASSHSGTVKLKSGKFNFDKTVLVDGEFVIDMRSLMAGDVSDEDQIKLTNDLKSTNFFEVKKFPIALFHLTKIIPLANSEYNSTVYGDFTLKGVRKTITFPANVYVTQFTVVVESAKFSLNRRDFKVFYQSSLKDYFIKDEMDIQFKVSTEKLDNDNRIPVKKK
- a CDS encoding alpha/beta hydrolase family protein, which produces MKIYIVSGLGADFKVLEKLQFPDHLEVVFIDWLIPGLNESFLEYINRMASKINDSEPFYLLGYSFGGIMVQEINKIKPAEKVVILGSIKSDKEKSKLIKAGQITGIPKILPVRFFNERSATAYSVMRKFFDPKNPKVLQYFRVKDPYYLKWSIEKISDWSFEENPDVIQILGDRDIVFPVKNSKPNYIIKGGTHLFPATKPKEVSKILNEIFQ
- a CDS encoding ammonium transporter; translation: MKIGLKWKISFAVITIVAIGGLFWTPAADLPNSGEFLSEDKIVGADVAWILAAAGLVLLMTPGLSFFYGGMVGKKNVISTMLQSFIALGVISILWVVVGFSLSFGDSLGFEMNGEHYGLIGNPLSYPFFNHVGVLPHKAMASTIPFILFALFQMKFAVITPALITGSFAERVRFISYLLFMVLFSICIYTPLCHMVWHPDGLLNKYFGVKDFAGGTVVHMSAGFAALAGAMVVGNRKNPHHEPSNIPYVLLGTGMLWFGWFGFNAGSALGANATAATAFGTTTIASASAMMTWIFFDRINGRSVSALGACIGAVVGLVAITPGCGFVSISESLFIGFIAAIVSNMMMNWKKLKKIDDTLDVFACHGVGGIMGMILTAIFAHGENASLLHGGIEVFAHHMMALVLVSAFAFFGSLMLYKITDMIITLRVSEESENIGLDISQHEESLKW
- a CDS encoding L-serine ammonia-lyase, whose product is MESISVFEIIKVGIGPSSSHTMGPWNAASAFIRIIKRERSIAEVKEVFLEFFGSLAKTGIGHGTDIAGMLGLNGEDFKTINTSKIDEKIEKIKKDQIINLGGEKEIPFIYGYHLILNMQKSLDFHPNGMIFRAVFEDGTELVQDFYSVGGGFIASQEKNSIEKHCIRTLYPCHHGSDIIKYCEKLGFQKFSDLILINEESWRTQEETRQEALNIWKQIKECVYKGVNKEGILPGGLNVTRRAAGINRKLLGDKIYKNIDEWFQQVVDAEENFTNINKWIACFALAVNEENASFGRIITAPTNGASGVIPAVLMYAQAFTPFTSEDDIVRFLLVAGEIGTLFKKNATISAAMGGCQAEVGVSSAMAAAGLTEILGGSIGQVLMAAEIAMEHHLGLTCDPIKGLVQIPCIERNTMGAMKAITAANIALESDPAKAKVTLDEVIQTMWETAQSMSDRFKETSEGGLAIAVNVPEC
- a CDS encoding prephenate dehydrogenase, with translation MKISIIGVGLIGGSIALKLREKGIADFIYGIDNSSRHLDEALSLKIIDAKVDLEYGIKNSDLVIIAIPVDSARKLLPAVLDLISDDQTVMDAGSTKAGIVNGVKDHPKRSRFVAFHPMWGTENSGPKSAIAESFSGKAGVICNKEESAADALELVQKIVAGLDMHLIYMNAEDHDVHTAYISHISHITSYALANTVLEKEREEDTIFQLASSGFSSTVRLAKSHPEMWVPIFEQNKENVLDVLNEHISQLRKFKAALEKENYEYLTELISNANKIRGILDK